The following coding sequences are from one Crateriforma spongiae window:
- a CDS encoding DUF6528 family protein, with translation MKSFVAILLCLLVGLAAAQTPVETIDGQTISADVPAILCADQADNRVRLVDPFAKVDDAKLLWTYPAVDDPPIQYVPTDAKRVVMNDQVMILIAYHGRVRLIRYPDAKVIKDYPSYSSCHSAELLPDGLIVSVNSNHGMLRLHRSADDFVDHELPYAHGVTWDKHRDCLWVLGDRLYRYHYRSGNLSLDRAFDLPLSPTGHDLFPYRSEAKLLVSNNDALFAFDLDSERFDLLSDLDSIKSASQHSDGTIWISDPERTEIGASFQSDSIRMVNPKGTPTSFQVDGARFYKARWWQDVDFSY, from the coding sequence ATGAAGAGTTTTGTTGCGATCCTTCTTTGCCTTCTGGTCGGTCTGGCCGCGGCGCAAACACCGGTCGAGACCATCGATGGCCAGACAATTTCCGCCGATGTTCCGGCGATACTGTGTGCCGACCAAGCAGACAACCGTGTGCGATTGGTCGACCCGTTTGCGAAGGTTGATGACGCCAAGCTGTTGTGGACCTATCCGGCGGTTGACGATCCGCCAATACAGTACGTCCCGACGGATGCAAAGCGTGTGGTGATGAATGATCAAGTCATGATCCTGATCGCCTATCACGGTCGCGTGCGCCTGATTCGATATCCTGATGCCAAGGTGATCAAGGATTATCCTTCTTACAGCAGTTGTCATTCCGCGGAACTGTTGCCCGATGGATTGATCGTCAGTGTGAACAGCAATCACGGGATGTTGCGACTGCATCGTTCCGCCGACGATTTCGTTGACCACGAATTGCCGTACGCTCACGGGGTCACCTGGGACAAGCACCGTGATTGCCTTTGGGTTTTGGGCGATCGGCTTTATCGGTACCACTACCGCAGCGGAAACCTATCACTTGACCGGGCCTTTGATTTGCCGCTGTCGCCCACGGGACACGATTTGTTCCCCTACCGCAGCGAAGCCAAACTATTGGTCAGCAACAATGACGCATTGTTCGCTTTTGATCTGGATAGCGAACGGTTCGACCTGTTGTCCGACTTGGATTCGATCAAAAGCGCAAGTCAGCACTCCGATGGAACCATCTGGATCAGTGATCCGGAAAGAACGGAAATCGGGGCCAGTTTCCAAAGTGATTCCATTCGCATGGTGAATCCGAAAGGGACGCCGACCAGCTTCCAGGTGGATGGTGCACGCTTTTACAAAGCACGCTGGTGGCAGGACGTGGACTTTAGCTACTGA
- a CDS encoding efflux RND transporter permease subunit, whose product MGLIRFSLRNPYAVLASAIALCVLGAAVIPRTTIDILPDFKEPVVVSFFSYPGLPTLDMEKSVTSRVERALTLAGKIEHQESRTVPGAAVIKVFFQPGADPSSAMNDIVNLEASDMFHLPPGIEWPFTLRSEPANLPVVLAAISGEGLSESELYQIGYYAVRNKMGGLKGVQIPHPFGGKFRQMMVYVDPQKLQAFNIAATDVVEALRNSNLVLASGSARMGGIDYQIHPRNTLPDTDEIAGIPITVREGRPVFIRDVAEVVDDAALQYNIVRVNGKRSVYCPLLREPGENTIAVVDRIREGLAEEIPNMKERGDIPEATEVTLVSDQSGYIRDAMKNLFNQVALGALLVAVVVVVFLRRLLPTLVIVATILLALLIGGLGFAFTGQTINVMTLGGLALAIGTVVDAGIVVVENILRHMKMGKSSIDAARDGTAEVSGAILAGTITTLAVFLPALFLTGMIKYLFAPLSLAATFTIGASYILALTVVPAFCATFVRSKVQSNPDTSEPTDNAYSRLLRGLIKAPELVAVVIILGVGASFALWPAIGTELFPNVDEGTFEIRIKTLPGTELLETESLVADIEDTIRSVIPESEIDALISNIGLPVGKGAGFSTVLSSNSGPDTAYVIVNLTRSGRSASTNQYIRQLRTKLADDYPMQQFMFVGGGIVNMALNRGVPSPINIQCGAGTPQKCREVAERVVAKVHDIPGTVDVQIAQSLDYPQFDIQVDRTRAKFLGVDQKQVAETILTALGSSVGYAPTIWIDPKSGVDFFMGVQYADNQFDSLDEIHSMPISLDTADGAVTIPLSNIATVRRVNIPAEIRHYNIARVNDVYVNVSGRDVGSVAADVQRVIDEMEFESGTSATIQGPVQTMYSGMEMLGWGLLVAIVLVYLVLMAQFRSFIDPLLIVLAVPLGIGGVIVTLWATGTTMNIQSLMGTLMMVGVVVNNSILLVEFANQRRADGKSAADAAIEAARVRLRPILMTSLTLVASMLPLSFALRPGNEAMIPLARAVVGGMVASTVLTLILVPCVYTLLHRRNDSVATV is encoded by the coding sequence ATGGGTCTGATCCGATTTTCGCTTCGTAACCCTTACGCCGTTTTGGCGTCGGCCATCGCATTGTGCGTCTTGGGCGCCGCGGTGATTCCGCGGACCACGATTGACATTTTGCCGGACTTTAAAGAGCCGGTCGTGGTCAGCTTTTTCAGCTATCCGGGGCTGCCGACGCTGGACATGGAAAAGTCGGTAACCAGCCGAGTCGAGCGTGCGTTGACCCTGGCCGGCAAGATCGAACATCAAGAATCGCGGACCGTCCCCGGCGCGGCGGTGATCAAAGTCTTCTTCCAACCCGGTGCCGATCCCAGTTCGGCGATGAACGACATCGTCAATCTGGAAGCCAGCGACATGTTCCACTTGCCGCCGGGCATCGAATGGCCGTTCACCCTGCGCAGTGAACCGGCCAACTTGCCCGTCGTTTTGGCTGCCATCAGCGGGGAAGGGCTGAGCGAATCCGAGCTGTACCAGATCGGTTACTACGCGGTGCGAAACAAGATGGGCGGCTTGAAAGGCGTCCAGATTCCGCACCCCTTCGGCGGCAAGTTTCGCCAGATGATGGTCTATGTGGATCCACAAAAACTGCAGGCCTTCAACATCGCGGCAACCGACGTTGTCGAAGCCTTGCGCAACAGCAATCTGGTCCTGGCGTCTGGATCGGCGCGGATGGGCGGCATCGACTATCAGATCCATCCGCGAAACACGTTGCCCGACACTGATGAAATCGCGGGCATCCCGATCACCGTTCGTGAAGGTCGTCCGGTTTTCATCCGCGACGTCGCCGAAGTCGTTGACGATGCGGCGCTGCAATACAACATCGTCCGGGTCAACGGAAAGCGAAGCGTGTATTGCCCGTTGTTGCGTGAACCGGGCGAAAACACCATCGCGGTGGTGGACCGGATTCGCGAAGGCTTGGCGGAGGAAATCCCGAACATGAAGGAGCGGGGCGACATCCCCGAAGCCACCGAGGTCACATTGGTCAGTGACCAGTCGGGCTACATTCGCGATGCGATGAAGAACCTGTTCAACCAAGTCGCACTGGGTGCCTTGCTGGTGGCCGTTGTGGTCGTCGTCTTTCTGCGTCGCTTGTTGCCGACGCTGGTCATCGTGGCCACGATCCTGCTGGCGCTTCTGATCGGCGGACTCGGATTCGCCTTTACCGGTCAAACGATCAACGTCATGACGCTGGGCGGATTGGCGTTGGCAATCGGCACCGTGGTCGACGCGGGAATCGTGGTCGTTGAAAACATTTTGCGTCACATGAAGATGGGCAAGTCGTCCATCGATGCGGCTCGCGACGGGACCGCGGAGGTCAGCGGTGCGATTCTGGCAGGCACGATCACGACCCTGGCCGTCTTCCTGCCGGCGTTGTTTTTGACCGGGATGATCAAGTACTTGTTCGCCCCGCTGTCATTGGCCGCCACGTTCACCATCGGTGCGTCTTACATCTTGGCTCTGACGGTGGTGCCGGCGTTCTGCGCAACGTTTGTGCGTTCCAAAGTGCAAAGCAATCCTGATACAAGCGAACCGACGGACAATGCTTACAGTCGTCTGTTGCGTGGGCTGATCAAAGCACCGGAGCTGGTGGCTGTGGTGATCATCCTTGGCGTGGGTGCCTCGTTCGCCCTGTGGCCGGCGATCGGGACCGAACTTTTCCCCAACGTCGACGAAGGCACGTTTGAAATTCGCATCAAGACGTTGCCCGGAACGGAGTTGTTGGAAACCGAATCTTTGGTCGCCGACATCGAAGACACGATCCGGTCGGTCATTCCGGAATCGGAGATCGACGCCCTGATTTCCAACATCGGGTTGCCGGTGGGCAAGGGTGCCGGTTTCAGCACGGTGTTGAGTTCCAACAGCGGTCCGGACACGGCGTATGTGATCGTCAATTTGACACGTAGCGGCCGCAGCGCCAGTACCAACCAATACATCCGCCAACTGCGAACCAAGTTGGCCGATGATTACCCGATGCAACAGTTCATGTTTGTCGGTGGCGGGATCGTCAACATGGCGCTGAATCGTGGGGTGCCAAGCCCGATCAACATTCAGTGTGGCGCCGGGACACCGCAAAAATGCCGCGAAGTGGCCGAAAGAGTCGTCGCGAAAGTCCATGACATTCCCGGCACCGTCGACGTCCAAATCGCCCAATCTTTGGACTATCCCCAATTCGATATCCAGGTCGATCGGACGCGGGCGAAGTTCCTGGGCGTCGATCAGAAACAAGTCGCCGAAACGATCCTGACCGCTTTGGGCAGCAGTGTCGGCTACGCCCCCACCATCTGGATCGACCCCAAGTCGGGCGTCGACTTCTTCATGGGGGTCCAGTATGCCGACAACCAGTTCGATTCGCTGGACGAGATTCACAGCATGCCGATTTCGTTGGACACGGCCGACGGTGCGGTGACGATCCCGCTGTCGAACATCGCCACGGTCCGCCGCGTGAACATTCCCGCCGAAATCAGGCACTACAACATCGCTCGGGTGAACGACGTCTATGTCAATGTTTCGGGCCGTGACGTCGGTTCGGTCGCCGCCGACGTACAACGTGTCATCGACGAAATGGAGTTTGAAAGTGGCACATCGGCAACGATCCAAGGCCCGGTGCAGACGATGTACAGCGGCATGGAAATGCTGGGTTGGGGTTTGTTGGTCGCGATCGTTTTGGTCTACCTGGTGCTGATGGCACAGTTCCGGTCATTTATCGATCCGCTGTTGATCGTGCTGGCGGTTCCACTGGGGATCGGCGGTGTCATCGTGACGCTGTGGGCGACCGGAACGACGATGAACATCCAATCGCTGATGGGCACGCTGATGATGGTCGGCGTGGTCGTGAACAATTCGATCCTGCTGGTCGAATTTGCCAACCAACGTCGCGCCGATGGCAAATCGGCGGCCGACGCGGCGATCGAAGCCGCTCGCGTCCGTTTACGACCGATCTTGATGACCAGTTTGACGTTGGTCGCG
- a CDS encoding ABC transporter ATP-binding protein, producing MLLMQNVTKTYEMHRQKVVALDDATLEIPKGDFVSLIGPSGSGKSSLLVMLGGMLSPTSGRVLLNDQSMYDLNADGRARMRQAHIGFVFQTFNLIPYLTAQENVQIPLYLSGTSEADHGDRAAELLARVGLGDRLDHKPTELSVGQQQRVALARMLANDPDVILADEPTGNLDPETSEQVIEYFEQFNREGRTIVMVTHNPEAAERAKRVLKLRNGKIVDDRASLQSFDAA from the coding sequence ATGTTACTGATGCAGAATGTCACGAAGACTTATGAGATGCACCGCCAAAAAGTGGTCGCTTTGGACGATGCCACGCTGGAAATCCCCAAGGGTGATTTCGTTTCGTTGATCGGCCCCAGTGGCAGCGGCAAAAGTTCGCTATTGGTCATGCTGGGCGGAATGTTGTCACCGACGTCGGGCCGTGTCTTGCTGAACGACCAGTCGATGTACGACTTGAACGCCGATGGTCGGGCTAGAATGCGACAGGCCCACATCGGGTTCGTGTTCCAGACGTTCAACTTGATTCCGTATCTGACGGCTCAGGAAAACGTCCAAATTCCGCTGTATTTGTCGGGAACGTCGGAAGCCGACCACGGTGACCGGGCGGCGGAGTTATTGGCGCGAGTCGGCTTGGGTGACCGGTTGGATCACAAGCCGACCGAACTGAGCGTCGGACAACAGCAACGCGTCGCTTTGGCAAGGATGTTGGCCAACGACCCGGACGTGATTCTTGCGGACGAGCCGACCGGGAACTTGGATCCGGAAACCAGCGAGCAAGTGATTGAATACTTCGAACAGTTCAATCGCGAAGGCCGAACGATCGTGATGGTGACGCACAACCCCGAAGCGGCCGAACGCGCCAAGCGAGTGCTGAAACTTCGCAACGGCAAAATCGTCGACGACCGCGCTTCGTTGCAGTCGTTTGACGCCGCCTGA
- a CDS encoding ABC transporter permease has translation MNLRKLVWRELFERKSQMITIFVGILLGITTVIAIKNITYYSEMAVAREMDSLGANVLVLPKSVTLQDYYSADLHNETIPEEYALRLTMSNLAGVDNLSPKLCVPVELQGRSFTLTGILPKSEFQAKAAWGGAGIFSRPIGCGAIDVGTPNEPEDKKTLVRKRVIDDLATDEALVGSDTASVLGIVEGQTMELMGKQFSVVAVLPETGTVDDSRIFAHLHTVQEMSGKDAVVSCIEIVGCCKEISAGLVGKVNDLLPDAKVVTVAQVVATQAKVNGMMEKLSLIFVAIIVVIGGAGIANFMFANVYERRREVGTLMSLGAQSNLILRIFLLKALLLGVAGGVGGFVIGTTLAVTLGPRLANVPVLPMPILALWAIGISVGTTLLASYFPARNAASLDPVTSFKEV, from the coding sequence ATGAACCTGAGAAAGCTGGTCTGGCGAGAACTGTTCGAGCGTAAGAGCCAGATGATCACGATCTTTGTCGGAATTCTGTTGGGAATCACGACGGTCATCGCGATCAAAAACATTACTTACTATTCCGAGATGGCCGTCGCGCGAGAGATGGACAGTTTGGGTGCCAACGTGTTGGTGTTGCCCAAGAGCGTGACGCTGCAGGATTACTATTCCGCCGACCTGCACAACGAAACCATTCCCGAGGAATACGCGTTGCGTTTGACCATGTCGAACCTGGCGGGCGTCGACAATCTGTCGCCGAAGCTTTGCGTTCCGGTCGAATTGCAGGGTCGCTCGTTCACGCTGACGGGCATTCTGCCCAAGAGCGAGTTTCAGGCCAAAGCGGCTTGGGGCGGCGCCGGGATCTTTTCGCGGCCGATCGGTTGCGGGGCGATCGACGTCGGCACGCCGAATGAACCCGAGGACAAGAAGACGCTCGTTCGCAAACGGGTGATCGACGACTTGGCCACCGATGAGGCACTGGTCGGATCCGATACCGCATCGGTCTTGGGCATCGTAGAAGGACAAACGATGGAATTGATGGGCAAGCAATTTTCCGTGGTCGCGGTGCTGCCCGAAACGGGAACGGTCGACGATTCACGCATCTTTGCTCACTTGCACACCGTTCAAGAGATGTCCGGCAAAGACGCGGTGGTCAGCTGCATCGAGATCGTCGGTTGCTGCAAAGAGATCTCTGCCGGCCTGGTCGGCAAAGTCAATGACCTGTTGCCCGATGCCAAGGTCGTCACGGTGGCACAGGTCGTCGCGACCCAGGCAAAGGTCAACGGGATGATGGAAAAGCTGTCGTTGATCTTTGTGGCCATCATCGTCGTGATCGGTGGTGCGGGGATCGCGAATTTTATGTTCGCCAATGTTTATGAACGTCGGCGAGAGGTCGGCACATTGATGTCGTTGGGGGCACAGTCGAATCTGATCTTGCGGATCTTTTTGCTGAAGGCGTTGTTGCTGGGCGTTGCCGGTGGAGTCGGCGGGTTTGTGATCGGCACGACGTTGGCCGTCACGTTGGGACCTCGGTTGGCCAACGTGCCGGTATTGCCGATGCCCATCCTGGCGTTGTGGGCGATCGGAATCTCGGTCGGCACCACCTTGTTGGCCAGCTATTTCCCGGCCCGCAACGCGGCGAGCCTGGACCCCGTCACATCATTCAAGGAGGTTTGA
- a CDS encoding efflux RND transporter periplasmic adaptor subunit produces MDRFALKPNLAIRLLPFCCDLPATCRRRLWLGPIAMLLIAASVGCQPSGDDTAGTEAKRNDAQVAVQLVSVQQSTTRQTSRQPATVHPFYEAALRPRVQGFVREVRSDIGDVVKAGDALIVLDVPDLEQDREAQRARIARLEAEVQRANAGAELARAVVQSAEANVAAAQSEMAGADAELAAAESEFARTQDLVSRQSLQQRMLDEALQRRDSRRAALDAIRSSVNAAQAEVTVAQAKLTAAAADVDAAKADVDVALRQLDRIEVMLNFATIKAPFDGIITQRNVAPGDLVNAGAGSPLLRISQVDRVRVHVPVPESDAAHVNAGDAIEVAFPFFPDESPMQGTVTRVAGELDPSTRTMVVEAVLDNADGKLVPGMFGQATIELAVHENVATLPARAIRFDENGDAYVYVVNDQTVSVQNIQTGNDDGSTIEVLSDLPAGTNVIDAHLQRFTDGQQVAVLAP; encoded by the coding sequence ATGGATCGCTTCGCCTTGAAACCCAACCTGGCCATTCGTTTACTGCCGTTTTGTTGTGACTTGCCAGCGACGTGCCGGCGCCGCCTTTGGCTCGGGCCGATCGCCATGCTGTTGATCGCCGCATCGGTCGGATGCCAACCGTCCGGCGATGACACCGCCGGCACGGAAGCGAAACGCAACGACGCACAGGTCGCCGTGCAACTGGTCTCCGTTCAGCAGTCGACGACTCGACAAACCAGCCGCCAACCGGCCACGGTGCATCCGTTCTATGAAGCCGCCCTACGTCCTCGGGTGCAAGGTTTTGTTCGCGAAGTCCGGTCGGACATCGGCGACGTGGTCAAAGCGGGTGACGCTTTGATTGTTTTGGACGTGCCCGATTTGGAACAAGACCGCGAAGCCCAGCGGGCCAGAATCGCGCGGCTGGAAGCCGAAGTCCAACGCGCCAATGCCGGTGCCGAATTGGCGCGGGCCGTCGTCCAGTCCGCCGAAGCCAACGTGGCGGCCGCCCAAAGTGAAATGGCCGGCGCCGACGCCGAATTGGCCGCCGCCGAATCGGAATTTGCCCGCACCCAGGATTTGGTGTCACGCCAATCGCTGCAGCAACGCATGCTGGACGAAGCACTCCAGCGGCGGGACAGCCGACGTGCCGCATTGGATGCGATCCGTTCGTCGGTCAACGCGGCACAAGCCGAAGTCACCGTTGCCCAAGCAAAGCTGACGGCCGCGGCAGCCGACGTTGATGCCGCGAAGGCCGATGTCGATGTCGCACTGCGTCAATTGGATCGAATCGAAGTCATGCTGAACTTTGCGACGATCAAAGCACCCTTTGACGGCATCATCACCCAGCGGAACGTCGCCCCGGGTGACTTGGTGAATGCGGGCGCGGGTTCCCCGTTGCTCCGAATCAGCCAGGTTGACCGCGTACGAGTTCACGTGCCGGTTCCCGAATCCGATGCCGCCCATGTCAACGCGGGCGATGCCATCGAAGTCGCGTTTCCGTTCTTTCCCGACGAGTCACCGATGCAGGGTACCGTCACTCGCGTCGCCGGCGAACTGGACCCATCGACCCGCACGATGGTGGTCGAAGCGGTGTTGGACAACGCCGACGGCAAGCTGGTGCCCGGAATGTTCGGCCAAGCGACGATCGAATTGGCGGTGCACGAAAACGTTGCCACGTTACCCGCCCGTGCGATCCGATTTGACGAAAACGGCGACGCATACGTTTATGTCGTCAACGATCAAACCGTGTCGGTCCAGAACATCCAAACCGGCAACGACGACGGATCGACGATCGAGGTCCTTTCGGATTTACCCGCCGGGACGAACGTGATCGACGCTCACCTTCAGCGTTTCACCGATGGCCAACAGGTCGCGGTCTTGGCTCCCTGA
- a CDS encoding ArsR/SmtB family transcription factor, with product MSTTTESRSADDIPIVALSEIGEEINTVFRAFADGTRLRILHLLVDDEICVGNLVKILQLPQPTVSRHLAYLRKASLVDVRKVGQWSHYSLAPARSCFQQKLYGCLTDCFHDVPELQDDKRRARELKDNGGCCDS from the coding sequence ATGAGCACCACGACCGAATCCCGCTCGGCAGACGACATTCCGATCGTTGCGTTGTCGGAGATCGGCGAGGAGATCAACACCGTGTTCCGAGCGTTTGCCGACGGCACACGCTTGAGGATTTTGCACCTGCTGGTGGATGATGAAATCTGCGTCGGCAACTTGGTCAAGATCCTTCAGTTGCCTCAGCCCACCGTGTCGCGTCATCTGGCATATCTACGCAAAGCATCGTTGGTGGACGTTCGCAAAGTCGGCCAGTGGTCGCACTATTCGTTGGCTCCGGCGCGGTCATGCTTTCAACAAAAGTTGTACGGCTGTCTGACCGACTGCTTTCACGATGTGCCTGAGTTGCAAGACGACAAGCGACGCGCCCGTGAATTGAAAGACAACGGCGGTTGTTGCGATTCCTAG
- a CDS encoding TolC family protein has protein sequence MKSRRLLYLTLANLAACAGCTAMPGFNDRADRPSVPVMDATDVQNPATDGGNAIDRSVPRRLDPKMIGPSADVEGDVRLVNNTESVAAVESEKSAQRESLQLATAARKDIRHAASPRRVPPPERATDGPVAVAPPVDFDKPAITGSTTPHPVSIDQTPAVTRANEADATSPSTPIEIATAAPVQMATASPFQASQASSIELVDDIQVLADDSAPILIDNSAGVMPINLPSVLAMVGGRHPAVAVARWRVQEAYAELDQARALWLPTIQTGFSFHRHDGHYQASDGSIVDVNRNSFQYGLGAGATGAGTTPTPGLVARFHLADALFQPRIAKRGMWADGHAATATMNDQLRDVAVAYTDLLQAHQRVAIVQQSLERAQRLSKVTSDFAEAGEGLQADADRLATEVLLVQNRLFEAQEQVGVAAARLAAAASLDGGGDLIPTDAMAMPVHFGVPSNDTNSLVPIALRNRPELKEAQALVAQACEAHRRERYSPFVPSVLLGFSTGGFGGGLGNNLDQVDSRYDFDAALVWQTRNLGFGEHAARRRASAQVQQARYEKLRTMDQVAADVRTAASQVTMRSRQIDVCQSAIPIAQDSYDRNVSRIADGQGLPIEALQSIVALENAQQAYLDAVVGHNRAQFELQRALGWPVSEGM, from the coding sequence ATGAAATCGAGACGACTGCTGTATCTGACCTTGGCAAATCTTGCGGCGTGTGCCGGTTGCACGGCAATGCCCGGATTCAACGATCGTGCCGACAGGCCCAGTGTGCCTGTGATGGACGCGACCGACGTGCAAAACCCGGCAACCGATGGTGGAAACGCCATCGATCGCTCCGTTCCCCGGAGACTGGATCCCAAGATGATTGGGCCTTCGGCGGATGTCGAGGGTGACGTGCGCCTGGTCAACAACACCGAATCGGTTGCGGCTGTCGAATCGGAAAAGTCGGCGCAAAGGGAATCACTTCAACTCGCCACAGCAGCTCGGAAGGACATTCGTCACGCGGCCAGCCCCCGCCGAGTCCCGCCACCCGAACGCGCGACCGACGGTCCGGTCGCGGTGGCACCGCCAGTGGATTTTGACAAGCCGGCGATCACCGGTTCGACAACACCGCACCCGGTTTCGATCGACCAGACGCCCGCGGTCACTCGGGCCAACGAAGCGGACGCTACCTCACCGTCGACGCCCATTGAGATAGCCACGGCTGCGCCGGTGCAAATGGCCACCGCTTCGCCGTTTCAGGCCAGCCAGGCATCGTCCATCGAATTGGTCGACGACATCCAAGTTCTGGCCGATGATTCGGCTCCGATCCTGATCGATAATTCCGCCGGCGTGATGCCCATCAACCTTCCCAGCGTATTGGCGATGGTGGGCGGTCGACATCCCGCCGTGGCCGTCGCACGTTGGCGTGTCCAAGAAGCCTACGCCGAATTGGACCAAGCACGCGCGTTGTGGCTGCCGACGATTCAAACCGGTTTTTCGTTCCATCGACATGACGGCCACTATCAGGCCAGTGATGGATCGATTGTTGACGTCAATCGCAACTCGTTTCAATACGGACTGGGGGCCGGCGCGACCGGCGCCGGAACCACGCCGACGCCCGGCTTGGTCGCCCGTTTCCACTTGGCCGATGCGCTCTTTCAACCTCGAATCGCCAAGCGTGGCATGTGGGCCGACGGTCATGCGGCGACCGCGACGATGAATGACCAACTGCGCGACGTCGCAGTGGCTTACACCGATTTGTTGCAAGCACATCAACGGGTGGCGATCGTCCAGCAATCTTTGGAGCGTGCCCAACGGTTGTCCAAGGTGACCAGCGACTTTGCCGAAGCCGGCGAAGGCTTGCAGGCCGACGCGGACCGTTTGGCGACGGAGGTGCTGTTGGTCCAAAACCGATTGTTTGAAGCCCAAGAACAAGTGGGCGTCGCCGCCGCACGACTTGCCGCGGCGGCCAGCCTGGACGGCGGTGGCGACTTGATTCCCACCGACGCGATGGCCATGCCGGTCCACTTTGGCGTGCCGTCGAATGATACGAATTCACTGGTTCCGATCGCGTTGCGAAACCGTCCAGAACTGAAAGAAGCCCAGGCTCTGGTCGCCCAGGCTTGTGAAGCTCATCGACGCGAACGCTACTCGCCGTTCGTGCCCAGTGTTCTGCTGGGCTTCAGCACCGGCGGGTTCGGCGGCGGATTGGGGAACAATTTGGACCAAGTCGACAGCCGTTATGACTTTGATGCCGCGTTGGTTTGGCAAACACGCAACCTTGGGTTTGGAGAACATGCCGCACGTCGTCGTGCTTCGGCCCAAGTCCAGCAAGCACGCTATGAAAAGCTGCGCACGATGGACCAAGTCGCCGCCGACGTACGCACCGCGGCATCCCAGGTGACGATGCGCAGTCGCCAGATCGACGTCTGCCAATCCGCCATTCCGATTGCCCAAGATTCCTATGACCGCAACGTCAGCCGAATCGCCGACGGTCAAGGTTTGCCGATCGAAGCGTTGCAATCGATCGTCGCATTGGAAAACGCCCAGCAAGCCTACTTGGACGCAGTCGTCGGACACAATCGTGCCCAGTTCGAACTGCAACGTGCCCTCGGCTGGCCCGTCAGCGAAGGCATGTGA
- a CDS encoding DUF1593 domain-containing protein produces MILVVVLVAWSGFADGEDRPRLAVLTDIGGDPDDTQSLIRLMVYSNEFQIEAIVASASGTPGELKKSITRTDLIHEIIDAYDRVLPNLKRHDSGWPTADTLRGVVRSGNRFRGLKHIGDTHDTDGSKWLIQCVDAGSVDRPLNIAIWGGQTDFAQALWRVKHDRGMDGLADFVKKFRVYDIADQDRIADWMRKTYPGMHYVLSKASPGQDKRTATFRGMYLTGDESLTSRRWIDEHVRSRGALGEKYPTKTWTAPNPHGCLKEGDTPSWLFFLPLGGNDPSDPTQPGWGGQFQREPDGWYRDLTATDSVDPRTTVSRHRVAIQNDFAKRMRWCQP; encoded by the coding sequence GTGATTTTGGTAGTCGTTCTGGTCGCCTGGAGCGGATTCGCGGATGGCGAAGATCGCCCCCGGCTGGCCGTTTTAACGGACATTGGTGGCGACCCCGATGACACCCAGTCGCTGATTCGATTGATGGTGTATTCCAACGAGTTTCAGATCGAAGCGATTGTTGCCAGTGCATCGGGCACACCCGGCGAGCTAAAGAAGTCGATCACACGCACGGATCTCATTCATGAGATCATCGATGCGTACGACCGTGTGCTTCCGAATTTGAAGCGGCACGATTCCGGGTGGCCGACGGCAGACACGTTGCGTGGTGTCGTTCGTTCGGGCAATCGTTTTCGAGGGCTTAAGCACATCGGTGACACGCATGACACGGACGGATCAAAGTGGCTGATCCAGTGTGTCGATGCAGGTTCGGTGGACCGACCGCTGAACATCGCAATCTGGGGCGGACAAACCGATTTCGCGCAGGCACTTTGGCGGGTCAAGCATGATCGTGGGATGGATGGTCTGGCCGATTTCGTCAAGAAGTTCCGCGTCTATGACATCGCCGATCAAGACCGGATCGCCGATTGGATGCGGAAGACGTATCCGGGGATGCACTACGTTTTGTCAAAGGCTTCCCCGGGACAAGACAAACGCACCGCCACGTTTCGCGGGATGTATCTGACGGGGGACGAATCGCTGACCAGTCGTCGTTGGATCGACGAACATGTTCGGTCACGCGGGGCCCTGGGGGAAAAGTACCCGACCAAGACTTGGACGGCCCCGAATCCACACGGTTGCCTGAAAGAAGGCGACACACCGTCGTGGCTGTTCTTCTTGCCGCTCGGTGGCAATGATCCGTCCGATCCGACGCAACCCGGATGGGGCGGTCAATTCCAGCGTGAACCCGACGGATGGTACCGCGACCTGACCGCCACCGATTCGGTGGATCCCCGAACCACGGTCAGCCGACACCGCGTCGCGATCCAAAACGACTTCGCCAAACGCATGCGTTGGTGCCAACCGTAG